A DNA window from Helianthus annuus cultivar XRQ/B chromosome 15, HanXRQr2.0-SUNRISE, whole genome shotgun sequence contains the following coding sequences:
- the LOC110913509 gene encoding uncharacterized protein LOC110913509, which yields MAEWVDLCFLLRDTFLGDSRDSWRWLGDKDGEFSVGSLKRQMDSNMDFSNRFVWEWSKWVPLKCNLFAWRAEMGKIATRVELRKRNIPIPSLSCPFCASADETTDHLFSACSFVSVIWTKVSSWSRTPFLVAFSFRDIIEAHRYCGLSGKGKVAYQRLVLIVCWKAWKARNDLIFSEKAPVVDEVFSEIRSLGYLWFKNRSKYKDISWDEWCKFVNM from the coding sequence ATGGCGGAATGGGTCGACCTGTGTTTTCTTCTTCGTGACACGTTTCTGGGAGACTCAAGGGACTCATGGAGGTGGTTAGGGGACAAAGATGGTGAGTTTAGCGTTGGTTCATTAAAAAGACAAATGGATAGTAATATGGATTTTAGCAATAGATTTGTTTGGGAGTGGAGCAAGTGGGTGCCTCTCAAATGTAATTTGTTTGCTTGGCGGGCCGAGATGGGGAAGATAGCCACTAGAGTAGAGCTTCGGAAGAGGAATATCCCTATTCCGTCATTGTCCTGTCCGTTTTGTGCTTCGGCTGATGAAACGACAGACCATCTTTTTTCGGCGTGTAGTTTCGTCTCGGTTATCTGGACGAAGGTGAGCAGCTGGAGTCGGACTCCCTTTTTGGTGGCTTTCTCGTTTCGGGATATTATTGAAGCACATCGGTATTGCGGTCTTTCGGGCAAAGGTAAGGTCGCTTATCAGAGGTTGGTTCTTATTGTTTGCTGGAAAGCGTGGAAGGCTAGAAACGACCTCATTTTTTCCGAAAAAGCTCCGGTGGTCGACGAAGTCTTTAGTGAGATCAGGTCGTTAGGATATTTGTGGTTTAAGAATAGGTCTAAGTATAAAGATATTTCTTGGGATGAATGGTGTAagtttgtaaatatgtaa